AATTTTTCGAAAATTAAATTTGTTTTTTTAGAAACTCAGGACTCTTCTCAAATCGAATACCAGTTAGAAGTAAGCCTGCGCCTACTAAAACTACACTGGCCGCACCCAGTAACACAGCATCATAATTCTGAGTGGCAGTTGAGATAATTCCAGCAATTGATGGCCCAATCATTTGTCCACCTGCATAGATAGATGTAAGAATGCCAATAATCCGACTACTATTAAATGGACTCATTTGGCGTGCTAATGTTGTAGCAAGGGTTGTGATTCCCATAAAAGTGGCCCCAAATAATAGAGCACTTAAAACTACCCCTATTTGAGATACCCATAAAGCTGGTAGCGCTATTCCAAAAGCTTGCAGTGTCATTGCTAACACCAATGATTTAACAAATCCAATTTTTTTAGCTAACTCTGACCAGATAATACAAGATGGAATTGCAGCCAATCCAACCACCATCCACACTACGGTAGCATCACCATGAAAGCTCGGTATTTCTTTCGCGATAGATACAATAAATGTACCTGTCACAATATACCCTAACCCTTCTAATCCATAAGCTACAATTAGCCAAGGAATCCATTTTAAAGGAGGTACACATAGAGCACTTTCTTGTTTACTAGTTTTCTCAAAAGACAGTGGTTCGTCTTTCATGCTAATCCAAACTATCAAAACTAGTAGCATACTAACACTGGACAAACCTAACCATACGCCTTCCCAGCTGTATAAACGATTTAATATGGGTATCAGTAAACTTGATAAAAAAATGCCCAGCCCTACTCCACCATAGAAAATGCCAGACCAATTCAATTTATTTCTAATAGCTAGTTTATCTAGCACAATGCCAGAGGCCATCACAAAAACAATGGCGCTGGAAATACCGGATATAAAACGCAACCCATACCAAATAAAATAAGATTGAAATAAACCCATACTAGCTGTTGTTAGAATACTAACAACCAGACTCAACCTTAATATAAACGTTCTATGTTGCTTTACAGGAATAACTCCTACTAAAAATGCCCCAAGTAAATAGCCTGCATAATTACTTGTAGCAAGATAACCCCCTACTGCATTTGAAAACGAAAGATCACTTTGCATCAGTGGAAGAATTGGCGTATATGCAAACCTGCCAATTCCCATAGCAACGATTAAAGATAAAATACCGCCTAATAAAAAAATAGAAGAATGTTTAAATAAAATCACACCCCTTGTAAAATCATTATATAAATATCATAACTTTTTTTTGAATTATAGTATAATTCAGGTAAGTGATAGTTACCATCTTTTATTTATATAGCTAAATGGAGGGTTTACTTATGGACTTACATGCTTTGAATATTTTTAAATCTGTTGCCGAAAAAGGGAGTATTTCGCAAGCCGCTCGTGATCTTAATTACGCACAATCCAATATCACTACTAAAATTCAACAATTAGAAAACGATCTTCAAACCACACTATTTTACCGGAATAACCGTGGCACTACCTTAACTTCCAAAGGGAAGGTCTTATTAACATACGCTGAAAATATCTTTAATTTAATAGAAGAAACAGTCAAGGTGATGCAAGATAATCAAATTCCACAAGGCCCTTTATCTATAGGCTCTATGGAAACAACTGCTGCTGTTCGCTTACCATCCCTACTATCGAAATATCACCACGAATATCCAAATGTAGACTTGAATTTAAAAACAGGGCCAACTCAACAAAATATTCAAGGGGTTTTGCATCATGAACTAGATGGGGCATTCGTTGCTGGTCCTATTGACCACCCAGAATTAACTCAAAAGACTGTTATCGAAGAGGACTTGGTACTAATTACAGATACTGTTCATCCTCCTTTGTCATCTATTAAAGATATCCAAACAAGGACGCTACTAGTGTTTCGAAGTGGCTGCACTTATCGGGCAAAACTCGAACAATGGTTGCATGATGAAGGAATTACACCAAATAAAATAATGGAATTTGGTACACTTGAAGCAATTCTTGGCTGTGTCTCTGCAGGGTTAGGCATAAGTATGCTCCCCTATTCTGTTATAGAAATGCATTTACAAGCTGGGACAATTAGACATCATTCAATCCCAAATCCTTATGGAAAAGTTGAAACAATATTCATCTATAGAAAGGACACATTTATACCTACATCTTTAATTAAATTTATGGATATGTTTTGTGAGGAGAGAAACGCTTTTCAACATCCTATTTCCGTTCAATAATCAGAATAGTCAGTTTTAAATAACTAAAAAAATAATAGCATTAATTTACAGTGCTGTGCCTTATGTATATGGATATTTCCAATGAAGCTAAGCATAAAAATAGTAACGGCTTATGCGTCTTTTATCCCCTCTTACATTTATAAAGCATCTTAACCTATTTGGCTAAGATGCTTTTTTAATACATGTGTACAAGCGTAGGCACTACTTTGCATTGATATAGTAGACGAGATGATCAGTCCATTCATCGTCCTCATAGATGAAGCCTTTTCTCGTGCATTCATAAACCATTCCAACACTTTCTGCCAACTTTATTGATGCATTATTATCAAGGTTTATATGCGCTTCGATTCGATGATAATTTAATTTCTCAAACGCTAGCTCAATCGCTGCCTTTACAGCCTCTTTACCATAGCCCCTTCTCCAAAAGTGGTTATGGATGGTATACCCGAATCTAGCCCATTGAAATTCTCTCCTCATAATTGTTGAAAAATCGATAACACCAATATGTGCATTATCCTCTTTTCTAAACACACTAAATACATAAACATTGTCATCCACAGCCATCTGATAATGTTGAGTGACTAACTCACTAAACCATTCTTTTGTACAAATACCCATGTCTATTTTCCCGTCATCGTATTTATGCTGAGAAGGTAAACGATTTTCATATTCAGTAAGCCAAGAAGAATAATCATCCTCTTCTATAAATCGAATAACTAATCTTTCTGTTTCCGTTCTTATCTTATGCAATTGAACACCTCGTCTAAAAATATTCCCCACTATTCAATAGCATATTCTACATAATGGAAATATATCCTCCTTAATTAGCGGCTGTATGGCCCTTTTAAAATTTTCCTAACTACTAAACGATAGGCAACATAAGATAGAAGTTCTCTGTAGTTAACATAAAAAATAACAGCACCCTAATATTTAACGATTAGGGTGTTGTTTAAAAGCCTCATATATAAAATGGAACTGACCCCAATAGATATAGACAAATAAAAAAAGCATCTTCGATTGAAATCGGGTATAGATACCCAAACTTCAATTAGGAGGTGTTTTTTCTATGGGAACAAGAGTGAGTTATCCATATGATGTAAAAATGAAAGCGATTGAGATGCGATTAGCAGATGTACCTATCAAACAGATTTTATTGGAATTAAATACGTCATAAAACACAGGTGGAAACATGGATGCGTTGGTATAAAAATGGCGAAATCAATCGTTTGAAACAACCTGTAGGGGTATCGGCAATTTCTAAAATCAATGGCCGTATTCTTTAATAAAATATTATATATTCTGTTCCTCGTTAGCTTCCCATTTAGCAATTTCCTCTCGAACACGGGGGGCAACCTCTGTCCCGAGCAATTCGATGGCACGCATTACTTGATGATGTGGCATTGTACTTAACGGCACATACATCATAAAACGTGTAATCCCTACATGCTTACGCAAATGAATGATTTTTTCAGCGACTGTATCTGGATCACCAACATACAATGCTCCTTCAAAACTCCTTGCAGCATCAAAGCTTGAACGGTCATAATAAGCCCAACCTCGCTCTTTACCAAGCTTATTCATACCAGCTTGCGTAGATGGGAAAAATGTATCTGCTGCCAATTCTCTGTTTTCCCCTATAAAACCTATCGAGTGAGAACCAACCTGAAGTTTAGATACATCATGTCCGGCACTTGCTGCTGCTTTCTTATATAACTGTACAATCGGTGCAAATTGCATAGGGCTTCCACCAATAATTGCTAGCATAAGTGGCAACCCTAGTAGGCCTGCACGGATGGCAGAATCTTGATTTCCACCACTACCTACCCATATAGGTATAGAATTTTGAACTGGTCTTGGATACACACCTAAATTATTTATTGAAGTTCGATGTCTGCCCTGCCAAATTACTTTTTCCGATTGACGAATTTTGAGCAGCAAGTCCAAATGTTCTTCATACAATTCATCATAATCGTTCAAATTATAGCCAAACAACGGAAATGACTCAATAAAAGAACCTCTCCCCGCCATTATTTCTGCACGTCCATTTGAAATGCCATCAAGTGTGGAAAAATCTTGGAAAACGCGTACGGGATCAGCTGAAGAAAGCACAGTTACGGCACTTGTAAGTCTTATATTTTTTGTTTGCGGTGCCGCTGCCGAGAGAACCATCGCTGGAGAAGAGGCAGCATAATCCTTCCTATGATGTTCACCAACGCCAAATACATCCAGCCCTACTTGGTCCGCAAGAATAATCTCTTCGACCACTTCACGTAATCGTTGTGCATGACTAATCACTTCACCACTATAAACATCTGGCTTCGTTTCTACAAAAGATGTAATACCAATTTCCATTAAAATCTCTCCTAATCTAATTAAATTGAAAGTAAAAGTAGTCAGTACCTTTATAGTAGTACTCTTTTGCTAGTAGCTATCTTACAGCTATCTAATCTTTACTCGACTACTTATAACCCAAAAAAGTAGAGCAAAAGCGCTCACAGAAGCACCAAGTGAAGAAACCCCTTCCCAGCCAAAATGTGCGTATATTTGAGTCGAAGCAATTGATCCAGCTGCACTACCAATAGAATAGAAAATCATATATCCAGCAGTAAGTCGACTCTGTGCTTCCCTACGCAATGGAAGAATCATCGTTTGATTCGTGACATGTATTGCCTGTACGGCTAAATCCAGTAGCACAATGCCAACCACTAATGCAAATAATGATTGTTGTAAATAACTAATAAACAACCACGAAATTAACAATAGTGTTAATGCAATACCAGTAGTTCGTTGTCCATAACCTCGATCGGCAAGTTTTCCCGCACTTGCCGCAGCTAATGCTCCCGCTACACCAACTAGACCAAATGCTCCTATTGCGCTATGAGATAGAACAATAGGCGGCGTACTAAGTGGCAACACTAGTGAAGTCCATAAAATACTGAAATCCGCAAAAATCAACATAGCTAACACAGAACGAACACGTAATGTTCTTTCTTGCCTTAACAATGTGAATGTTGATCTAATCAACTGACAATAGGTTATAGATTTCACTTCACGTTCTACATTAGGCAACACTTTAAAAAATAAACTAGCTAACAAAAGCATGATGGTTGCAGAG
This genomic interval from Lysinibacillus sphaericus contains the following:
- a CDS encoding YbfB/YjiJ family MFS transporter codes for the protein MILFKHSSIFLLGGILSLIVAMGIGRFAYTPILPLMQSDLSFSNAVGGYLATSNYAGYLLGAFLVGVIPVKQHRTFILRLSLVVSILTTASMGLFQSYFIWYGLRFISGISSAIVFVMASGIVLDKLAIRNKLNWSGIFYGGVGLGIFLSSLLIPILNRLYSWEGVWLGLSSVSMLLVLIVWISMKDEPLSFEKTSKQESALCVPPLKWIPWLIVAYGLEGLGYIVTGTFIVSIAKEIPSFHGDATVVWMVVGLAAIPSCIIWSELAKKIGFVKSLVLAMTLQAFGIALPALWVSQIGVVLSALLFGATFMGITTLATTLARQMSPFNSSRIIGILTSIYAGGQMIGPSIAGIISTATQNYDAVLLGAASVVLVGAGLLLTGIRFEKSPEFLKKQI
- a CDS encoding LysR family transcriptional regulator codes for the protein MDLHALNIFKSVAEKGSISQAARDLNYAQSNITTKIQQLENDLQTTLFYRNNRGTTLTSKGKVLLTYAENIFNLIEETVKVMQDNQIPQGPLSIGSMETTAAVRLPSLLSKYHHEYPNVDLNLKTGPTQQNIQGVLHHELDGAFVAGPIDHPELTQKTVIEEDLVLITDTVHPPLSSIKDIQTRTLLVFRSGCTYRAKLEQWLHDEGITPNKIMEFGTLEAILGCVSAGLGISMLPYSVIEMHLQAGTIRHHSIPNPYGKVETIFIYRKDTFIPTSLIKFMDMFCEERNAFQHPISVQ
- a CDS encoding GNAT family N-acetyltransferase — translated: MHKIRTETERLVIRFIEEDDYSSWLTEYENRLPSQHKYDDGKIDMGICTKEWFSELVTQHYQMAVDDNVYVFSVFRKEDNAHIGVIDFSTIMRREFQWARFGYTIHNHFWRRGYGKEAVKAAIELAFEKLNYHRIEAHINLDNNASIKLAESVGMVYECTRKGFIYEDDEWTDHLVYYINAK
- a CDS encoding LLM class flavin-dependent oxidoreductase; protein product: MEIGITSFVETKPDVYSGEVISHAQRLREVVEEIILADQVGLDVFGVGEHHRKDYAASSPAMVLSAAAPQTKNIRLTSAVTVLSSADPVRVFQDFSTLDGISNGRAEIMAGRGSFIESFPLFGYNLNDYDELYEEHLDLLLKIRQSEKVIWQGRHRTSINNLGVYPRPVQNSIPIWVGSGGNQDSAIRAGLLGLPLMLAIIGGSPMQFAPIVQLYKKAAASAGHDVSKLQVGSHSIGFIGENRELAADTFFPSTQAGMNKLGKERGWAYYDRSSFDAARSFEGALYVGDPDTVAEKIIHLRKHVGITRFMMYVPLSTMPHHQVMRAIELLGTEVAPRVREEIAKWEANEEQNI
- a CDS encoding MFS transporter, coding for MFKTETNMEDQSNPHCQQQSSMSRIMALLFATACGISVANIYFAQPLLDQLSNDFGIDDSFIGLVITITQIFYGIGLLLLVPLGDLLNQRRLIVGQMLLSTIALIIVGTAFSSAILFVGMALVGLLAVVTQTLVAFAANIASPSERGRIVGIVTSGIVIGILLARTFAGILTDLAGWRSVFIVSATIMLLLASLFFKVLPNVEREVKSITYCQLIRSTFTLLRQERTLRVRSVLAMLIFADFSILWTSLVLPLSTPPIVLSHSAIGAFGLVGVAGALAAASAGKLADRGYGQRTTGIALTLLLISWLFISYLQQSLFALVVGIVLLDLAVQAIHVTNQTMILPLRREAQSRLTAGYMIFYSIGSAAGSIASTQIYAHFGWEGVSSLGASVSAFALLFWVISSRVKIR